Proteins encoded together in one Carya illinoinensis cultivar Pawnee chromosome 3, C.illinoinensisPawnee_v1, whole genome shotgun sequence window:
- the LOC122304095 gene encoding uncharacterized protein LOC122304095 isoform X1 produces MALCGPATHGLSLVCSKSHARTRRPRRSRGSGVVQILAGYDVTGMEGVEVEGFDEGQLERPKWVGETPLSRFVGAVISFKPLYSLLKLGARRVLIDTAEKKNIPWREMTTEILESDVYKELESIQNPSVVYPDYYLNAFHAYDEGNLSWLAAAEAEAATLSMARRTVPDASSLDEANEVVRGNWLQAIEQHHLQYSGNSMIRDILDIGCSVGVSTGYLADKFPLAKVTGLDLSPYFVAVAQFKEKKRFPRKNPISWIHANGEDTGLSSNSFDIVSMAYVLHECPNRAIVNLVKEAFRLLRPGGTVALTDTAPKSKILQWCVGCARNQELSPVLFTLMKSTEPFLDEYYLTDLEGTMREFGFVNVTTLLTDPRHRTVTGTVPR; encoded by the exons ATGGCGTTGTGTGGCCCCGCTACTCACGGCCTTTCTCTTGTCTGCTCCAAAAGCCACGCAAGAACGAGAAGACCAAGAAGAAGTAGAGGCTCTGGGGTGGTTCAGATTCTTGCGGGGTATGACGTGACTGGAATGGAAGGTGTAGAAGTGGAGGGGTTCGATGAAGGACAATTGGAGCGTCCCAAATGGGTTGGTGAAACCCCTCTCTCTCGCTTCGTCGGTGCTGTAATTTCGTTCAAGCCTCTCTACTCTCTGCTCAAGCTCGGAGCCAGACGCGTCCTTAtcga CACTGCTGAGAAGAAGAACATTCCGTGGAGGGAAATGACAACGGAGATTCTGGAATCAGATGTATACAAGGAATTGGAGAGCATTCAGAACCCTTCAGTTGTATACCCAGATT ACTATTTGAATGCTTTCCATGCATATGATGAGGGCAACCTTTCATGGTTG GCCGCTGCTGAAGCAGAGGCTGCAACCTTGTCAATGGCAAGACGAACCGTACCTGATGCTTCTTCATTAGATGAAGCTAATGAAGTAGTACGTGGAAATTGGCTTCAAGCAATTGAGCAACATCATCTACAGTATTCTGGAAATTCCATGATCAGGGACATTCTAGATATTGGATGCTCTGTAGGTGTCAGCACAGGATATCTTGCTGACAAGTTTCCATTGGCCAAGGTCACT GGTCTAGATTTGTCACCTTACTTTGTTGCTGTAGCTCAAttcaaggaaaagaaaagatttcCTCGAAAGAATCCAATCAGCTGGATTCATGCAAATGGGGAAGACACGGGATTGTCTTCCAACTCATTTGACATTGTTTCCATGGCTTATGTG CTTCATGAATGTCCTAATAGAGCAATAGTCAATCTAGTGAAGGAAGCATTCCGTCTCCTTCGACCTGGAGGCACCGTTGCCTTAACAGACACTGCG CCAAAGTCAAAGATCCTTCAG TGGTGTGTTGGGTGTGCCAGAAATCAG GAATTGTCTCCAGTTCTGTTCACATTGATGAAGAGCACTGAACCGTTTTTAGATGAATATTACTTGACTGATTTGGAAGGAACAATGAGAGAATTTGGCTTTGTGAATGTAACGACTCTTCTGACAGACCCAAGACACAGGACAGTGACTGGCACGGTGCCTCGTTAA
- the LOC122304095 gene encoding uncharacterized protein LOC122304095 isoform X3, which yields MALCGPATHGLSLVCSKSHARTRRPRRSRGSGVVQILAGYDVTGMEGVEVEGFDEGQLERPKWVGETPLSRFVGAVISFKPLYSLLKLGARRVLIDTAEKKNIPWREMTTEILESDVYKELESIQNPSVVYPDYYLNAFHAYDEGNLSWLAAAEAEAATLSMARRTVPDASSLDEANEVVRGNWLQAIEQHHLQYSGNSMIRDILDIGCSVGVSTGYLADKFPLAKVTGLDLSPYFVAVAQFKEKKRFPRKNPISWIHANGEDTGLSSNSFDIVSMAYVLHECPNRAIVNLVKEAFRLLRPGGTVALTDTAPKSKILQELSPVLFTLMKSTEPFLDEYYLTDLEGTMREFGFVNVTTLLTDPRHRTVTGTVPR from the exons ATGGCGTTGTGTGGCCCCGCTACTCACGGCCTTTCTCTTGTCTGCTCCAAAAGCCACGCAAGAACGAGAAGACCAAGAAGAAGTAGAGGCTCTGGGGTGGTTCAGATTCTTGCGGGGTATGACGTGACTGGAATGGAAGGTGTAGAAGTGGAGGGGTTCGATGAAGGACAATTGGAGCGTCCCAAATGGGTTGGTGAAACCCCTCTCTCTCGCTTCGTCGGTGCTGTAATTTCGTTCAAGCCTCTCTACTCTCTGCTCAAGCTCGGAGCCAGACGCGTCCTTAtcga CACTGCTGAGAAGAAGAACATTCCGTGGAGGGAAATGACAACGGAGATTCTGGAATCAGATGTATACAAGGAATTGGAGAGCATTCAGAACCCTTCAGTTGTATACCCAGATT ACTATTTGAATGCTTTCCATGCATATGATGAGGGCAACCTTTCATGGTTG GCCGCTGCTGAAGCAGAGGCTGCAACCTTGTCAATGGCAAGACGAACCGTACCTGATGCTTCTTCATTAGATGAAGCTAATGAAGTAGTACGTGGAAATTGGCTTCAAGCAATTGAGCAACATCATCTACAGTATTCTGGAAATTCCATGATCAGGGACATTCTAGATATTGGATGCTCTGTAGGTGTCAGCACAGGATATCTTGCTGACAAGTTTCCATTGGCCAAGGTCACT GGTCTAGATTTGTCACCTTACTTTGTTGCTGTAGCTCAAttcaaggaaaagaaaagatttcCTCGAAAGAATCCAATCAGCTGGATTCATGCAAATGGGGAAGACACGGGATTGTCTTCCAACTCATTTGACATTGTTTCCATGGCTTATGTG CTTCATGAATGTCCTAATAGAGCAATAGTCAATCTAGTGAAGGAAGCATTCCGTCTCCTTCGACCTGGAGGCACCGTTGCCTTAACAGACACTGCG CCAAAGTCAAAGATCCTTCAG GAATTGTCTCCAGTTCTGTTCACATTGATGAAGAGCACTGAACCGTTTTTAGATGAATATTACTTGACTGATTTGGAAGGAACAATGAGAGAATTTGGCTTTGTGAATGTAACGACTCTTCTGACAGACCCAAGACACAGGACAGTGACTGGCACGGTGCCTCGTTAA
- the LOC122304095 gene encoding uncharacterized protein LOC122304095 isoform X2, whose translation MALCGPATHGLSLVCSKSHARTRRPRRSRGSGVVQILAGYDVTGMEGVEVEGFDEGQLERPKWVGETPLSRFVGAVISFKPLYSLLKLGARRVLIDTAEKKNIPWREMTTEILESDVYKELESIQNPSVVYPDYYLNAFHAYDEGNLSWLAAAEAEAATLSMARRTVPDASSLDEANEVVRGNWLQAIEQHHLQYSGNSMIRDILDIGCSVGVSTGYLADKFPLAKGLDLSPYFVAVAQFKEKKRFPRKNPISWIHANGEDTGLSSNSFDIVSMAYVLHECPNRAIVNLVKEAFRLLRPGGTVALTDTAPKSKILQWCVGCARNQELSPVLFTLMKSTEPFLDEYYLTDLEGTMREFGFVNVTTLLTDPRHRTVTGTVPR comes from the exons ATGGCGTTGTGTGGCCCCGCTACTCACGGCCTTTCTCTTGTCTGCTCCAAAAGCCACGCAAGAACGAGAAGACCAAGAAGAAGTAGAGGCTCTGGGGTGGTTCAGATTCTTGCGGGGTATGACGTGACTGGAATGGAAGGTGTAGAAGTGGAGGGGTTCGATGAAGGACAATTGGAGCGTCCCAAATGGGTTGGTGAAACCCCTCTCTCTCGCTTCGTCGGTGCTGTAATTTCGTTCAAGCCTCTCTACTCTCTGCTCAAGCTCGGAGCCAGACGCGTCCTTAtcga CACTGCTGAGAAGAAGAACATTCCGTGGAGGGAAATGACAACGGAGATTCTGGAATCAGATGTATACAAGGAATTGGAGAGCATTCAGAACCCTTCAGTTGTATACCCAGATT ACTATTTGAATGCTTTCCATGCATATGATGAGGGCAACCTTTCATGGTTG GCCGCTGCTGAAGCAGAGGCTGCAACCTTGTCAATGGCAAGACGAACCGTACCTGATGCTTCTTCATTAGATGAAGCTAATGAAGTAGTACGTGGAAATTGGCTTCAAGCAATTGAGCAACATCATCTACAGTATTCTGGAAATTCCATGATCAGGGACATTCTAGATATTGGATGCTCTGTAGGTGTCAGCACAGGATATCTTGCTGACAAGTTTCCATTGGCCAAG GGTCTAGATTTGTCACCTTACTTTGTTGCTGTAGCTCAAttcaaggaaaagaaaagatttcCTCGAAAGAATCCAATCAGCTGGATTCATGCAAATGGGGAAGACACGGGATTGTCTTCCAACTCATTTGACATTGTTTCCATGGCTTATGTG CTTCATGAATGTCCTAATAGAGCAATAGTCAATCTAGTGAAGGAAGCATTCCGTCTCCTTCGACCTGGAGGCACCGTTGCCTTAACAGACACTGCG CCAAAGTCAAAGATCCTTCAG TGGTGTGTTGGGTGTGCCAGAAATCAG GAATTGTCTCCAGTTCTGTTCACATTGATGAAGAGCACTGAACCGTTTTTAGATGAATATTACTTGACTGATTTGGAAGGAACAATGAGAGAATTTGGCTTTGTGAATGTAACGACTCTTCTGACAGACCCAAGACACAGGACAGTGACTGGCACGGTGCCTCGTTAA